The Gemmatimonadaceae bacterium genomic sequence CACGCGACTCGGCAACGTGACCAGCACGTCGACGTACCTGATGAACTATGGCCATCAAACCTACGACAGCTACCGGATCCAGAGCCGGTCAAAGAAGGATCACCTGACGTTCCTCGGCGACTTCCGCCCTTCGGAGCGCCGCGACGTGTCGGTGTTTCTCACCTATGCGCACTCGTATGACCAGCGCGCGGGCCAGATGGACAGCGCGGCGTTCTTCAATCGACAGAACGTGGGTGAGGCGCCGTACCTCAACAACGACGGCCACGTGGACATGGAGTCGGTTCGCGCGGGCGTGACGCACGCCTACCGCGTGTCGGATCGGCTGGAGCCTGTCGTCACCGCGTACTTCTCCGGCGTCAATCGCGAGGACGTGTTTGCTGTTGGCCTTAATCCTCGCTCCAACCAGACCTTTGGAGCGCGCGCCGTACTCAACACGCGCTTCGTGAACGGGCTCCACCCCGTCGTTGGCGTGACGGGCGTCGAGTACCAGAAGACGGACCAGTTCGCGAAGGGCTATCCCTACAGCAACAAGGTGCTCGGCGGCATCACGACGGATCTCGAGACCCATTCGCAACAATACAGTCTCTTCAGCCAGTGGCAGGTGTCGCTGCCCGCCGCGTTTACCGTGACCGGCGGCGCGAGCCTCAACTTCGTCGAGTACGCGCTCAACGATCGCCTCACGAACAGCGCCAACCCCACCCATCGTGACGTGAGCGGGCGCCAGACCTACGACCCGGTCATGATGCCGCGTCTCGCTCTGCACCGCATGTTTGGCGAAAGGCAGTCCGTGTACGTGAGCTGGAGCAAAGGCTTCACACCGTCGACCGCCAGCGATGCCGTGATCGCGTTCACCGGCGAACCGAACACGGGGCTCAAGCCCGAGCGCGCGACGCAGCTCGAGCTTGGCACCAAGGGCAGCCTGCTGGGTGACCGGCTGTCGTACCAGCTCGCGCTCTTCAGGCTGGGCATCACCGACAAGCTCACCAGCCAGTCGGTCTTCAACGACCAGGGCACGCAGTTGTACGCGTACACGGTCAACGCCGGCGACCAGCGCAACACTGGCCTGGAGCTGGCGGCGTCCTACGCCGTGCTTTCGCGCACGACGGGGGTGTTGCGTCAGTTCCGTCCGTGGTTCTCGTGGGCCTCTTCGGACTTCGAGTACACGCACTTCCAGAGCAACAACAACAACAATGCCGGCACGGTCTCCTATGACGGCAAGCAGGTCGTGGGTGTGCCAAAGACGGTGTGGACCCTGGGCGCCGACGCGATGCTCGCCGGCGGCGGATATCTGACCACGACGGCCGAACACCGCGGAGACATGCCTCTCACCTACGACAACGTCCACTGGACGCCGGGATACACCGTGGTCAACGCCAGGGCCGGTCTCCGCCGAGACGTTACGCCTCGCGTCGGGATCGACGCCTACCTCGGCGTGCAGAACCTGACCGGCGAGTTGTACTACACGATGGTCTTCCTCAACGGGAACTACTCGCGCCCCGCGCCCCCGGCCATCTATCTGCCAGGTCCGTATTCGGCGAAGACGTTCATGGGACTCCGGCTGAGCGTGCGCCCATGACCCGCACCCGCCTTCTTTCGATGATTGTGGCCGCGCTCTCCCTGAGCGCGTGCGGACGGTTCGCCAGCGACGACACCAGGGGCGATCACGCGCAACGCATCGTCTCCGTGTCCAAGCAGTACACCGAGATCCTCTATGCACTCAGTGCGACCGACGACCTCGTGGCGGTCGACGTATCGAGCACGTACCCGCCCGAGGCGAAGAAGCTGCCGACGGTTGGGTATCACCGCGCGCTGAGCGTGGAGGGCATGCTGGCCGCCAAACCGACGCTGATTCTGTCCGGCGGGCCGTCGAACATCGGACCGGAACACGTGGTGGACCAGCTCAACGCCCTGAAGATCCCGATGAAGTACTGGGACGTGCCGGGTGATCTGGACGGTGCGAAGACACTCATTCGCGACATGGGCAAGGAGTTTCACAAGGAGGCCAGGGCCGATTCACTCGTTGCCGGTCTCGAGTCCGACATGGCGCGGGTGCTCGACCCGGCGAAGGCGCCGACCGATACGCCGAGCGTGGCGATCATCCACTACGGCCAGGCGATGAACCTCTACTTCCTGATCTCACAGGGCACCGCCGGCCAGATGGTGCGGTGGGCCGGCGGTCGCATGGCCATCGACACGGCGGGCTTCACGCGGATGTCGTCGCCGGAGGTACTGGCAAAGGCGAACCCCGACGTCATCCTGATGACCGACTTCGGCTACGATCGCCTCTCGGGCCGCAGAGACATCCTGGCGCTGCCAGGCGTTGCCGCAACGAAGGCCGCGCGTGACGGCCGGATCTTCAGGATCGAGGAGCACGACATCATCTACTACGGTCCACGCACCGGAAAGAACGTTGACCTGATCCGCACGCTGCTTCACCAGCCCGGCACACCCGAGTGAGCACACTCGGGCGCCAATATCGCGGCGTGCTTCCGGTGCTCGGCGTTCTCCTGCTGTTGGTCACGCTCGCCTCCATTCGCTGGGGCGCGGTCTCGATCTCGCTGCACGACATGGGCACCGCGCTCCGCAAGGCGCTGGGCGGCGCCGGCACACTGTCGCTGGACGAGCGGATCTTCCTGGAGATCCGCCTGCCGCGCGCGATCCTGACCGTGCTCGTGGGCGCGAGCCTCGCGGTGGGCGGGGCGCTCATGCAGGCGTTGTTCCGCAACCCGATCGTCGAGCCGGGGCTCGTGGGCACCTCGTCAGGCGCTGCGTTCGGTGCGGCGCTCTACTTTGTGCTCGGCGCCGCGCTCAAGGTTCATCTGGGCGCGTGGACGCTGCCGCTTGCGGCGTGCGCCGGCGGCATGCTGGCCACCTGGCTCGTCTTCCGGCTTTCCGGTGCGCACGTGGTGGGCCGTACTTCGGTGGTGTCGCTCCTGCTCACCGGCATCGCGATCAACGCCTTGTTCCTGAGCGGCGTCGGCTTCCTCTCCTACATCGCGCGCGATCCACAGGCGCGTTCAATCACCTTCTGGCAGCTCGGTACGTTGTCCGGCGCCAGCTGGAACGCGGTATTCGTCGTCGGCGCCTCGACGGTGTTGTGCATCGTGGCGTCGTTGCGCTACGCACAGCCGCTCAACGCGCTCATGCTGGGTGAGGAGGAAGCCGAATACCTGGGCGTGAACGTGCGACGCCTCAAGGCGATCGTGCTGCTGGTGAACGTGGTCATGGTGGCCGTGGCGACCGCGTTCACCGGCGTGATCGCGTTTGTCGGGCTGGTGGTGCCGCACCTGCTGCGTCTGCTGAGAGGCGCCGACAACCGGTTCCTGGTGCTCGGCGGCTCGCTCATGGGCGGGATCCTGCTCGGACTCGCCGATCTCGCCGCGCGTCTGCTGCTGTCGCCGGCTGAACTCCCGATCGGCATCGTGACCTCGGTGGTCGGAGTGCCCGTGTTCCTCGTGCTGCTGCGCCAGCGGTGCTACTACGTGTGATGCGTGCATCGTGCTGAAGGCCACCGACCTGTCGTTCACGATCGACGGCGCGCGCCTGCTTTCCGACGTTGGCGTCACATTCGAGCCGGGGAAGCTCAGCCTCGTACTCGGCCCCAACGGCGCGGGCAAGTCGACGCTGGTGAAGGTGCTGAGCGGGCAGCTCGCGCCGCAGCGTGGCGAGGTGCGCTACGCGGACCGCCCGCTGTCGCAGTGGGCCGAGCGTGACCTGGCGCGTGTGCGTGCGGTGCTGTCGCAGAACGTTGAGCTTGCCTTTCCCCTTCGCGTGTGGGAGGTGGTGCTCATGGGGCGGTACCCGCACTTCACCGGCGCGCCGGGCGCGGTGGATGAGCGCGCGTGCGAAGATGCGATGCGCTACTTCGATGTCCTGGACTGGGCGGACCGCAATTATCTGACCCTGAGCGGCGGAGAGCGGCAGCGCGTGCAGTTTGCACGCGTGATGGCGCAGATCTGGTACGCCAGAGACGGCGCGCACCGCTGGCTGCTGCTCGACGAACCGCTCACGTTTCTCGACATCCGGTACCAGTTCGACTTTCTGCGACGCGTGCGCACGCTGCTCGCGGGCGGTGACCTGGTCGTGGTGGGCGTGGTGCACGACCTGAACCTTGCGGCCAGGTTTGCCGATCACATCGTGCTGCTGTCGCACGGTCGCGTGCTCGCAGCCGGCACCCCACGGGACGTGCTGCGCGCCGAGTTGGTGGGCGAGGCGTTCGGGATCACGCCGACCGTCCG encodes the following:
- a CDS encoding TonB-dependent receptor, with the translated sequence MYIRFAASLGLVALLATTLAAQGSLPGKVFDTYTKAPLGTAQITTSAGASTTSGRDGAFSLPCVPDMTVDFRLLGYDRYTTKVAGCGSQLLVGLTPGTQNLNAVSITATRDAPSVRQPISVTSLSRPELTRGMGLFLDDVLNTVPGVRMERRTMSGGQRITIRGYGNRTNFDGTGYKAYLNGIPVTDAEGVTMLDDVDFATLGKVDVIRGPASSLYGAGIAGVVNLYTLRPERPGTTIEQETMAGADGLLRSDTRLGNVTSTSTYLMNYGHQTYDSYRIQSRSKKDHLTFLGDFRPSERRDVSVFLTYAHSYDQRAGQMDSAAFFNRQNVGEAPYLNNDGHVDMESVRAGVTHAYRVSDRLEPVVTAYFSGVNREDVFAVGLNPRSNQTFGARAVLNTRFVNGLHPVVGVTGVEYQKTDQFAKGYPYSNKVLGGITTDLETHSQQYSLFSQWQVSLPAAFTVTGGASLNFVEYALNDRLTNSANPTHRDVSGRQTYDPVMMPRLALHRMFGERQSVYVSWSKGFTPSTASDAVIAFTGEPNTGLKPERATQLELGTKGSLLGDRLSYQLALFRLGITDKLTSQSVFNDQGTQLYAYTVNAGDQRNTGLELAASYAVLSRTTGVLRQFRPWFSWASSDFEYTHFQSNNNNNAGTVSYDGKQVVGVPKTVWTLGADAMLAGGGYLTTTAEHRGDMPLTYDNVHWTPGYTVVNARAGLRRDVTPRVGIDAYLGVQNLTGELYYTMVFLNGNYSRPAPPAIYLPGPYSAKTFMGLRLSVRP
- a CDS encoding ABC transporter substrate-binding protein encodes the protein MTRTRLLSMIVAALSLSACGRFASDDTRGDHAQRIVSVSKQYTEILYALSATDDLVAVDVSSTYPPEAKKLPTVGYHRALSVEGMLAAKPTLILSGGPSNIGPEHVVDQLNALKIPMKYWDVPGDLDGAKTLIRDMGKEFHKEARADSLVAGLESDMARVLDPAKAPTDTPSVAIIHYGQAMNLYFLISQGTAGQMVRWAGGRMAIDTAGFTRMSSPEVLAKANPDVILMTDFGYDRLSGRRDILALPGVAATKAARDGRIFRIEEHDIIYYGPRTGKNVDLIRTLLHQPGTPE
- a CDS encoding iron ABC transporter permease; translated protein: MSTLGRQYRGVLPVLGVLLLLVTLASIRWGAVSISLHDMGTALRKALGGAGTLSLDERIFLEIRLPRAILTVLVGASLAVGGALMQALFRNPIVEPGLVGTSSGAAFGAALYFVLGAALKVHLGAWTLPLAACAGGMLATWLVFRLSGAHVVGRTSVVSLLLTGIAINALFLSGVGFLSYIARDPQARSITFWQLGTLSGASWNAVFVVGASTVLCIVASLRYAQPLNALMLGEEEAEYLGVNVRRLKAIVLLVNVVMVAVATAFTGVIAFVGLVVPHLLRLLRGADNRFLVLGGSLMGGILLGLADLAARLLLSPAELPIGIVTSVVGVPVFLVLLRQRCYYV
- a CDS encoding heme ABC transporter ATP-binding protein, coding for MLKATDLSFTIDGARLLSDVGVTFEPGKLSLVLGPNGAGKSTLVKVLSGQLAPQRGEVRYADRPLSQWAERDLARVRAVLSQNVELAFPLRVWEVVLMGRYPHFTGAPGAVDERACEDAMRYFDVLDWADRNYLTLSGGERQRVQFARVMAQIWYARDGAHRWLLLDEPLTFLDIRYQFDFLRRVRTLLAGGDLVVVGVVHDLNLAARFADHIVLLSHGRVLAAGTPRDVLRAELVGEAFGITPTVRTDEDGGLHLLFH